In one Fibrobacter sp. genomic region, the following are encoded:
- a CDS encoding 1-deoxy-D-xylulose-5-phosphate reductoisomerase, giving the protein MKNVVLLGATGSIGTSTVDVCLQHSDLFKVYAVAANSSVEKVAEIVRKFKVERVCMFKPEAAKELSAILNMPVLSGMEGLCELAADPKADIIINALMGAVGCLPTITAIEHGKHVALANKETMVMAGPVIWDKLAENPKAFITPIDSEHSAIFQCLADRPNKEVECLEITASGGPFRTWPIEKFENITVADALNHPVWSMGRKITIDSASMMNKGLEVLEAHFLFHIPYEQIKVVVHPQSMVHSLVQFRDGSLMAQLGAPDMRIPIQVALTWPERLPLETKRLDLPTLGQLTFFEPDFNKFRCLALAFEAGRRGGIVPAMMNAANEVLVDRFLDGKLKFTDIPRHVETIINGAPNLTGHLTLDQVLEADAEARRLTLDLIK; this is encoded by the coding sequence ATGAAAAATGTCGTTCTTCTCGGTGCTACCGGTTCCATCGGAACTTCTACTGTAGACGTTTGCCTTCAGCATTCTGATCTCTTTAAGGTTTATGCTGTTGCGGCCAATTCCAGCGTGGAAAAGGTCGCTGAAATTGTCCGCAAGTTCAAGGTGGAACGAGTCTGCATGTTCAAGCCCGAAGCTGCCAAGGAACTGAGTGCTATCCTCAACATGCCGGTGCTCTCCGGTATGGAAGGCCTCTGCGAACTTGCTGCCGACCCCAAGGCCGACATTATCATTAACGCCTTGATGGGTGCTGTGGGTTGTCTTCCCACCATTACTGCCATTGAACACGGTAAGCATGTGGCTCTCGCCAACAAGGAAACCATGGTGATGGCAGGCCCCGTTATCTGGGACAAGCTGGCTGAAAATCCCAAGGCATTCATCACTCCCATCGACTCCGAACACAGCGCTATTTTCCAGTGCCTGGCAGACCGTCCCAACAAGGAAGTGGAATGCCTGGAAATCACTGCTTCCGGTGGCCCGTTCCGCACTTGGCCCATTGAAAAGTTTGAAAACATCACCGTGGCCGACGCCCTCAACCATCCGGTATGGAGCATGGGCCGTAAGATCACCATCGACTCCGCTTCCATGATGAACAAGGGTCTTGAAGTTCTTGAAGCCCACTTCCTGTTCCACATTCCGTATGAACAGATCAAGGTGGTGGTTCACCCCCAGTCCATGGTGCATTCCCTGGTGCAGTTCCGCGATGGTTCCTTGATGGCTCAGCTGGGCGCTCCCGACATGCGCATTCCTATTCAGGTGGCCCTCACCTGGCCGGAACGCCTGCCCCTCGAAACCAAGCGTCTTGATCTGCCCACCCTTGGTCAGCTCACCTTCTTCGAACCGGACTTCAACAAGTTCCGTTGCCTGGCTCTCGCTTTCGAAGCAGGCCGTCGCGGCGGTATCGTGCCCGCCATGATGAACGCTGCCAACGAAGTCTTGGTGGACCGCTTCCTGGATGGCAAGCTGAAGTTCACCGACATTCCCCGTCACGTGGAAACCATCATCAATGGCGCACCCAACTTGACAGGTCATTTGACTCTCGACCAGGTTCTGGAAGCCGACGCCGAAGCTCGTCGCTTGACTCTCGACTTGATCAAGTAA
- a CDS encoding glycoside hydrolase family 9 protein encodes MFSKFGLKQFAPLAISALTLVSSAFAANAYINQIGYRPADNKEFVVDGVNGGNVEIVDQTGQTVLMVTPSAATSWDAFNQQVQLVDFSDLKTPGTYSIKVGGQVVRNDLKIADKTFEDVAKASLKWFYYQRASMALDQTYAGQWKRSAGHTNGTVEKHQSAGSGTITSTKGWYDAGDYGRYIVNSGITTYTLLSLYEHYPDYFNALKWNIPAEGALPDLLAEIKYNLDWMLTMQDTDGGVFHKLTTLGFPGDVMPAGDKDKLYVIGKGTAATFDFAAVMATAARVYKPFDATFAATCLSAARNAYTWGSKNPNITFSNPNGVSTGEYGDSWLVDEKAFASTELFITTGEATYKSGEPTMNIPSWADVSGLATYDMAIHATEFGDVGHAAHDSVVWVADDFVNRTASGFGVVMQKSDFVWGSNAVAANQGVWLLHAYYLTGEEMYYTAAKKVLDYLLGKNPLNMSFLTGYGTKSPRMPHHRPSTADNISDPVPGMLVGGPQPGGEDIGSETWECKDYRTGQAATSYTDNRCSYATNEVAINWNAPLAYLAGALEALNAGHKPSFAIASHGDAIKPSFATRRASSENQVRLRFADQKVYIEKAGKRFDLKGNHLK; translated from the coding sequence ATGTTTTCCAAATTTGGTCTTAAGCAATTTGCCCCTCTGGCAATTTCTGCCTTGACTCTTGTTAGCTCTGCCTTTGCAGCTAACGCTTATATTAACCAGATTGGCTATCGCCCTGCCGACAACAAGGAATTTGTTGTTGATGGCGTCAACGGCGGCAATGTTGAAATTGTGGACCAGACTGGTCAAACGGTTCTTATGGTTACCCCGTCGGCAGCCACTTCTTGGGATGCTTTCAATCAGCAGGTGCAGTTGGTTGACTTCTCTGACCTCAAGACTCCGGGAACATACTCTATCAAGGTCGGTGGCCAGGTTGTCCGTAACGACTTGAAGATTGCTGACAAGACTTTTGAAGATGTGGCAAAGGCTTCTCTTAAGTGGTTCTACTACCAGCGTGCCTCCATGGCTTTGGACCAGACTTATGCAGGTCAGTGGAAGCGTTCTGCTGGTCATACCAATGGAACCGTGGAAAAACATCAGTCCGCAGGTTCGGGCACTATTACTTCTACCAAGGGTTGGTACGATGCCGGTGACTATGGCCGTTATATCGTAAACTCCGGTATTACCACCTACACCTTGCTTTCCCTGTATGAACATTATCCGGATTACTTCAACGCCCTCAAGTGGAACATTCCTGCAGAAGGCGCCCTTCCGGATCTTTTGGCCGAAATCAAGTACAATCTTGATTGGATGCTTACCATGCAGGATACCGATGGTGGTGTTTTCCATAAGTTGACCACTCTCGGCTTCCCGGGTGACGTTATGCCTGCCGGTGATAAGGATAAGCTTTATGTCATTGGTAAGGGCACTGCTGCTACCTTCGACTTCGCTGCAGTCATGGCAACAGCCGCTCGTGTCTACAAGCCTTTCGATGCAACCTTTGCTGCAACATGCTTGTCTGCTGCAAGGAACGCCTACACTTGGGGTTCCAAGAATCCCAACATAACCTTTAGCAATCCGAATGGTGTGTCTACTGGTGAATATGGTGACTCCTGGCTTGTGGATGAAAAGGCTTTTGCAAGTACCGAATTGTTCATTACCACTGGCGAAGCTACCTATAAGTCTGGCGAACCGACCATGAATATTCCTAGCTGGGCAGACGTATCTGGTCTCGCTACTTATGACATGGCCATTCATGCTACAGAATTTGGTGATGTTGGCCATGCTGCCCATGATAGCGTTGTTTGGGTTGCCGATGATTTCGTCAATCGCACCGCTTCTGGTTTCGGTGTTGTTATGCAGAAGAGCGACTTCGTCTGGGGTTCCAACGCAGTGGCTGCAAACCAGGGCGTATGGCTTCTCCACGCATATTACCTGACTGGCGAAGAAATGTACTACACCGCTGCTAAGAAGGTTCTTGACTACCTCCTCGGTAAGAACCCGCTGAATATGTCCTTCTTGACTGGTTACGGTACAAAGTCTCCCAGAATGCCTCATCATCGTCCCAGTACCGCAGACAACATTTCTGATCCGGTGCCGGGTATGCTAGTTGGTGGCCCTCAGCCCGGTGGTGAAGACATCGGTTCTGAAACTTGGGAATGCAAGGACTACAGAACTGGTCAGGCAGCAACCTCCTATACCGACAACCGTTGCAGCTACGCAACCAACGAAGTTGCTATTAACTGGAATGCTCCCCTTGCATACCTCGCTGGTGCCTTGGAAGCTTTGAACGCAGGCCATAAGCCGTCCTTTGCAATCGCAAGCCATGGTGACGCCATCAAGCCCAGCTTTGCAACTCGCAGGGCTTCTTCCGAAAATCAGGTCCGCCTCCGCTTTGCAGATCAGAAGGTCTACATTGAAAAGGCTGGCAAGCGTTTCGACTTGAAGGGCAACCACCTCAAGTAA